In a single window of the Methanolobus psychrophilus R15 genome:
- a CDS encoding amidohydrolase, which yields MSVLGELGIDCQKIADTGVIANIHGRGQGPCIAIRSDMDALAVTENQTDYNKEYISSNKGVMHACGHDGHMAILLGAARLLKECQDSFNGTVRLIFQPAEEVPPGGAQRVIKHGGLEGVDAVIGLHIFGDVEAGVFNIKAGPCMASSNRFRIRIFGKGGHHSTPGYCIDPILVASEFISTLYSELPKSVDPANYVFGIGALNSGSQFNRTPDELEIDGSFRTFDDQDTAQIGSIICSVLDQLMSKHSREGFAGLPRYELEIESGYPVLMNDVRFSGAASQVLRGNNFAVNENADRIFGAEDFAFYLQRVPGIFAILGTRNPEKGMLEGNHSSSFDIDEDVLTLGARAFHTVALDFLKAPEVYLSS from the coding sequence ATGTCTGTCCTTGGAGAACTTGGAATAGACTGTCAGAAAATAGCCGATACAGGAGTGATAGCCAATATCCATGGCAGGGGCCAGGGGCCTTGCATCGCTATCCGTTCGGACATGGATGCCCTTGCTGTAACTGAAAATCAGACTGACTACAATAAAGAGTATATCTCTTCCAACAAAGGCGTGATGCATGCATGCGGTCATGACGGCCACATGGCTATCCTGCTTGGTGCTGCCCGGCTTTTAAAAGAGTGTCAGGACAGTTTCAATGGCACCGTTCGCCTCATCTTCCAGCCTGCTGAAGAGGTCCCTCCCGGAGGCGCCCAGCGTGTGATAAAGCATGGTGGGCTTGAAGGTGTGGATGCTGTCATAGGGCTCCATATATTCGGGGATGTTGAGGCAGGTGTGTTTAACATCAAAGCGGGACCATGCATGGCAAGCTCTAACCGCTTCAGGATACGAATCTTCGGAAAAGGAGGTCATCATTCCACTCCGGGATATTGCATCGACCCTATTCTGGTGGCATCAGAGTTCATTTCAACCCTTTACTCAGAACTACCCAAAAGTGTGGACCCTGCAAATTATGTCTTTGGTATCGGGGCTCTGAACTCCGGCAGTCAGTTCAACAGGACTCCGGATGAGCTGGAGATTGACGGAAGCTTCAGGACATTCGATGACCAGGATACTGCACAGATCGGGAGCATAATATGCAGTGTTCTTGACCAGCTGATGTCAAAGCACTCACGGGAAGGTTTTGCCGGTCTTCCGCGTTACGAGCTTGAAATAGAGTCCGGCTATCCGGTGCTGATGAACGATGTAAGGTTTTCAGGGGCTGCTTCACAAGTGCTCAGAGGTAACAACTTTGCTGTCAATGAAAATGCTGATCGGATATTCGGCGCTGAGGACTTCGCGTTCTATCTGCAGAGAGTACCGGGTATTTTCGCTATCCTTGGCACACGGAACCCTGAAAAAGGCATGCTTGAAGGCAACCACTCCAGCAGTTTCGATATCGATGAAGACGTCCTGACCCTTGGTGCCAGAGCATTCCATACTGTTGCTCTCGATTTCCTTAAAGCTCCGGAAGTATATCTCTCATCATGA
- a CDS encoding nucleoid protein MC1: MSETRNFVLRDKKGNEHGVFTGKQPRQAALKVANRGKGTKTKPEEIRLRERGTKKIHVFKGWREMVAAPKNKPDWMPDKINKPFVKKVGIDKLEKI, encoded by the coding sequence ATGTCTGAAACAAGAAATTTTGTGTTAAGAGACAAGAAGGGAAATGAGCATGGAGTATTCACCGGAAAACAGCCACGTCAGGCTGCACTGAAGGTAGCTAACCGTGGTAAGGGAACCAAAACAAAGCCGGAGGAAATCAGGCTTCGCGAACGTGGGACAAAGAAGATCCACGTATTCAAGGGATGGAGAGAAATGGTCGCAGCACCCAAGAACAAACCAGACTGGATGCCAGACAAGATCAACAAGCCATTCGTAAAGAAAGTCGGTATCGACAAACTGGAAAAGATTTAA